Sequence from the Muntiacus reevesi chromosome 9, mMunRee1.1, whole genome shotgun sequence genome:
ATCAGTGACACAAGACCCTGGGGGATGTGATGCCGCACATTAAATCCAGTAGAAACgttcagagaaaaaagaaaggccaGCAGGAAACCGAACTATAACACCTACCCTCCATAAAACAGGTCAAAGTGAATCACACATTAGATTTAATACATTGCCACACCCAACACTCTACATGAGACACAAGGTCCATCTAAAAGCATGTAAACCTTTTTCCTGGAAAGAGAGACATATCGTACTTCCGTATCAACCCCTGTGAAACAGCTCTAGAGGGAAAAAGTGCTGACATTACCATTAACATCTACCAAACCCAGGAGATGTACAGGCAGCTTAGGAAAAAGGACAAAAGGGACCCTTTCATCAGTTCTTTAATTGTACTTCCTAGAGGGTTAGGCATTTACAGTATTCCTACAAATTAAAATAGTAAGCTGAAAAGTGAAACACAAAATTGCTGGACTAGTGATCCTTCTACCATCACTGAGGCACCTGGAAGAAATAAATGCCAATCCCTCTGGAGAGAAAATACTTCCAGAATCCACACATACCCACAAAATCAAACCCATACAAATACAAACttagattattaaaaatataatgcagAAAGTTAGGACTCAGACTTCCATGAGTATTATCAGCAAACAGGAAGAGTAAGTCAGTAAAAAACAGTTCACAAATCATGGGAAAGTAAAAATTTGGaggaaaatattaatttctcactTGATTGTGGATGAGGGAGAACACGTAAACACATACCAAAAAAATACTTTGGAAAGGCTAttaaaaattttcccttttaaaataccACATTCAAATAAACTCAAAAGTAAAGTCATTCAAAGCTTCAGTGAGTCACTATTTGAAAATTCCAGACCACAGGGAAAATTGTAAATCTCCCAAGTTAGTTCCATTAGGAAAACtgtgaaataaaactttaaacatGTAATCTCTCTGGGGAACGTAACAGTGTCAGTAgcactgtgtgcatgcatgctaagtcgcttcagtcctgtctgcatctttgcaaccctatgaacggtagcccgccaggctcctctgttcatgggattctctaggcaagaaggctggagtgaggtgccatgccctcccccaggggcttcccaacccaggggtcaaacctgcatctcacatctcctgaattgactggtgggttctttaccgcagGTACCCCCTGGAAAGCCCaccagcagtagcagcagtatcaAATAATAATCTAATACAGTATGCATTGTGTTAATTGCTCATCAAATATTAATTCATACAATCTTTACATATAATACATGTAATAATTTAATCTATTACTATCCTCATTTCAGTGACGGTAAAACTGAAACACAAAGAGGTTATCTTATTTGCTCCTTCAAGGCAAAGCTCCTAAGTGGCAGAACCAAGATGCACATCCAGGCAGCATGGTGCCTGATACATTAGTTAGCTCCTCTATACTTTGGTTATTGAAGTTCTTCAtaattatacataattttaaaagacatacgCTTGAAGAGGCTTCCATGTAAATGCACAAGTCAGGTGGCTGGGAAGACTGACAGCCCTTGAGTAACGGCTTGTTAGCAAATAAATTCATTGAGAGAAAAACGGTCCCGACTACAGCATTGGTGGCGCTGGCAATGTGCATCCCAAAGCTGCTCTCCAGCTGCAAGAGAAGAAGCCGCTGCTTCACACAGACAGCACACGCCGGTTCCTGCGGCCACAGCTCATCTCCACAAACAGCCATGGAGAGGCGTTCACACGCCCGACGGTAGCCTAGGTAACCCGAGATGCTCCACCCAAGACTCAGGGTCTCCGCCGGgctccccagcctctgctctcCCACTGCTAACGGGCGACTTGTTCTGCCCCTGTGAGCACAGAGAAAGAGGCCGAACGGCCACTTACCAgggtttttgtgggttttttcccgGCTGAGAAAGCTAAAATTCCCGAAACAAGAAACTGTGTGAAAATAGGACGTGAAGCAGAGAAAGGAACATGAACTCTTAATTATCAGATAACTAGCAGCAGTTGTACAAAACTTCTCAAATTCACATTCTAGGACACAAAATTACACTTGATTTTGCTCATTATTTATACAAGTACAATTTTAAATGAGTTTAAATTTTGCATAAATGTGTAagactttcattttgttttgtatctGGCCTTTTACAGGTTATATGGGTATGCCGGGTTTTACATACAACAATACACATATTCAATGTAATATGATTATCTTTATGCTTGtgtttacattaaatgtaaataatatttatttacacatgcatgtatatttaATATCATTCTCATATTCTTACCCAAGCTTCAGATAATGTGTTTGATTTATTGGACTAGGTGTTCCAAAAAAACTTTTATACATCTAAATGTCTATATGGACATATCGCCTAATGTTTAAATTAGCATTTTGATCTACTATTATTTCTATGAGTCTAATTTTGATCAATGAAATTCTCTACATGTTCATGGCTTTCTCAAAACTCCGATCTATTCTTTGCCTCAAAAATCTCACATTTACCAAGCCACTCCTAAAATTTGAGGGAAAAGCTGTCAAAGTACATTTCTAGTAGTGGTAGCGAAGAAATGATATGCAATCAGTGGAATTTGAATACTCACAAATATAGCCCCCCATGTGGAATAACCTGTGTAAACAATCGAGAAAAAGAAGTAACCAGTGGGTTGGGAAAAGTTTGTTAAGGAATGAATGAAGGCACCCAGAGCCAGAATTACTGCTGCATTCAGGATCTGGACAGCCTGCGAaaggagggaaaaagagaaagcgTCAATGATCACATGCCAGCCCACACTGGGGAGAGATcgccttgtttattttatttcctctttcccaTTTGGTTTACTACAGGGTATTGAACACAGACCCCGTGCTCTGCTGTAGGACCCTCTTTACCCCTCCTACATATGTATTagcataatagtttgcatctgctcatcccaactcccaattcatccctccccagctcccacccctgTCAGTCACAAATCTGTCGTGTCTGCTGCTGTTTCGTAGATAAGCTCATTCGTGTCATGTTTTAGATCCCACACGTacatgatatcatatggtatctggAGAAGAGATCACTTTAATTTTCCTCAAAAAGGAGATATCAGAGCTTGAAATGGCCCAAAACTGAAGCCAGATTAACTGGGCGAGGTCTGCTCTGGAAGGCTTCTGTTCCTGCAATGCCCACTGATCCGATGGCAAGACCTCATCGCCCTCTCTGCCCAGCCCACCGTGTGCATCCTCACAGAGCCCTCCGGCAAACCACAGCGTGAAGGAGGTGACAGACTGTGAAACTAGCCTCCCCGCCTGCCCTGGGGCCACAGTACAGCGACCTCCATTCTCCAGCAGTGATAGGGTGTCTCCCACTGTGAGATTATGCCTCTGCGTTTCCACTCTCAGGTTTAAAGGATGCTCGCGTCTTCCCTTAAAGCACATTATCGATCCAGCGAAGAGTAGCTCAGAAATCCCCATAGAGACATAACCGAGGTTCCCCATGCCATGGTTGTCGCCTTCCACCTTACAGAAATGTGTTACCTGAGGCTGACTCACCCCGAGAACCTGCAGCACCTCCGGGTGGTTCTGTGAGCTGCCGAGGGGCCGGTAGGCAGAGCTGTCCTCCCCCGCGGCACCCCACTGGCTTCCTGGGGCATCGCCAGCGCAGGCTGCCCCCGGCTCTGTCCGATCAACTTCTTGGGAGGCCATCTGGGGTCTTGGTGGCTGTCAGAGAAAAGAAACCCAAAGtgtttctgttttcccttttattgCTAACTAATAATGGCTTTCTGTTTTCAGTTCAACCAAAGGGTTCCATTTTGTCTAGAAATCAAAACAACTCTGCACCAACAGGGCAGAGGTTTTGCCTTGTTTATCCCATTTGATGTTGAAGCAGTAGGCATCGTCAGACCGTTATACTAGGCCTGGGTGCAGCACCCCACTCCGGAGCGCTACAGAcggtccctctctctcttttaggTGCATGCGTGTATTATGTGGTCCTGCCTCTCTTCAGTCCAGGGCATCCACATATGACACGGTCTCACTGAGCAGTGATCTCTCACGGGAGGAGGCTAACATTAGTCACAGTCTAGAATAATAACAGGTGGCATTTATTGAATGCTCACTGCTCTGTGCCAAGCTCTTCTAGTTTCTGTGACTTTAGTAACGTATTTAATCCCGTCAACAGCTTCATGTTGCAAcactgttatccccattttaaaaatgagaaaactgaggcatagacaGCTTACACAACTTTCTCAAACTTAAAAAGCTCGTAAGTGAGTTCAGATTCTACTTGAGATATCCGCTTTAATGTTCAACACTTTTAAAGTCATTGCTTTATGTAGCAATATATGGAATAAAGCACAATGGACAGAGTTTAAATACCATGGGAAAGCCAGGTGCAAATCCAAATTTGACTACTTACTAGTTGTACGACCCCATAGTGGGAATCTCAGTTTTCACAactgtaaaatggacataattttaatttcatattaacATTGCAAAGTCCATTGCATTAAAACATTTCATTAAATTCATTCAAAACACATTGCATTAAAAAATTTCCATTGGGAAATAAGTATATACTTTAGATATAATATTTGCCTTGCTGAAACATATGCAGTGTGGGTTCccacgtggcacagtggtaaagaatccgcctgcccatgcaggaggttcaggagacgtgggcttgatccctgggtcaggaagatgcccctagaggaggaaatgacaacccactccagtattcttgcttgaaaactcccatggacagaggagcctggcgggttgcattccatggggtcgcaaagaggtggacacagctgATCACAAACACAGACAAAGCACGTGTGTCCATGcatacattttcccaaagaaatagCTGCATAATTATGCAGCACTTTTTTACTATGGCATCACAGTAACAGTCACATTCTAAGGGGAAGGCATCCTCACAGTTAAATGTTTAGCAACCAAGCAAAAGACCCTGAAGACATTCTGAGCACCCCACTGGGTAGCAACTTTGACAGAcaataaataaagtatacttcCTATGGAGAGGGAACCtctttttttattaacttttgttGGAGGATCGTtgcttacaatgctgtgttagtttctacggCACAGCGCAGAGAATCAGCTATTtgtgtacatacatcccctctttttggatttccttcaccacagagcactgagttccctGGGCTACAAGTAGGTTCTCACTAGCTATCGCTTTGCAAAACAGTAACAGAGACGCAGATGCAGAGAAGAAGCACATGAACACAACGAGAGGGCATCTATAGTATTTACCTTGGAGGCTTCAGACCTGGGTCAAACTGTTTTCTCTCAAGCGCATCTCATTACAAGCAGGAGACACTCAATAGAGATCGCTTATGGCACCCTTCCCGGAAAACAGCAGCCTCTTTTAGCTCGGGCTTGACGCAAGACTTCGCGTTACACCACACTTTAGAGGAGTCAGCATTTTGCCAGTACTTTGTTGGTGGCCTGCAGAGCGTGCAATCCACATCTGGGTCTGTGGCCCCTTGGATTTCACTGTGCTTTCCTGAAGGGTGAGTGTTGATTAGGACACGGGTCCTAACTGTCTTCCAGCTGTGAGATGTTGCTTAATACATTACTAGAACCAGAAACACCAGCAGAGACATGGGCAGATGGGTGGGAAGGTTTGAGGATTGGCGGGAGGACAGTTGTTTGCATAGTAAGAAGagacatcaccgactcagcgggcatgaatttgagcaaactctgggagatagtgaaggacagggaagcctggcgtgctgcagtccatgggatctcagagttggacatgacagcaactgaacaagaggCAAAATCAGATTATAGGAGTAGTGTTGATGGGGTAGGTGATTCAATACTCAACCCCCAGAGGGGAttgcaaatagaaaaaataagggaGACCCGTAAGGtaatgattactcaagaaagtaggtttgcttaaccacagaaccaagcaggcttgcttgGCAACAAAAGCGTGAAACAGAAGCCTAAGACGTGCCCTCAAACAGTAAAACAGTGGCGGCctgagacccacatcctgcccagcgAGCTCGGTAAGTTAGGATCCCGAAGACAAGCTCTCTGCACACAGAAAAAGCAATAATTTATGGAAAGGTGGCGTTTCAAAGTGACAGAGGCTCATTATACCAAGACCTGAAATAACTTCTCCGTGGTGCCATGACTGTCTAGCCTGACCACGTAGGGACGAGAAAACTCTCTGGCCCAGCCTGGAGGGGGAGCCGATGATGGAAGTGTGACATCGActcaagaaggaggaagaaagaggctCTTTTCCCCTCTCCATCTGTCCGTTGGTGGTAAAAATTGTAGCCCATTAAAGTTCTCAGGGTGCAGCTCCCTGTCACTCGCCTGCTTTAAACCTCATACGTGCCCTATTCTAATAAATGACTTATCTGTCACTTTGcgctcactgaattctttctgtgttgAGACAGAAAGGACTAGAGCTCTTCGGAGGCCCCTCAAAACGCTGCCGAGCAGCTTCAGTGTCTGGAGTGGGGAGGGCTTATGTATTCATTATCACACTCAGTTCATGCAGGCTTAGAATGGTTAATTAGTTCACAcacatagatgtaaaaatgatGCCAATTGTAGTTTAAATGCATTTAATGATTACTAGGTAGCAGACACTGTTCTCAGTGCTTCACATGGATTCACTCCTTTCTTTTTCACAATACCTGGGTCTTCTAGGTTACCATTAACccaattttatagaaaaggatGACATAGAAGGGGGCTTGaggtgtgggttctatccctgggtcaggcagaatatcccctggaggaggaaatggcaacccaccccagtgttctcacctggagaacccccatggacggaggagcctggagggctacagtccacgggattgcaaaaagtcaggcatgactgagtgactaaacaaccaaaaACTGGCGTAGAAATGTCAGccagctttcccaacatcacGCGGGGATGGGTCGAGCTGTGTGCAGAACTCAGGCTCTGGGTCTAGCGAGGTCACGGGCCTGCCTCTTCTCCCTGTGGGGCCTTACTTTCACCTCCTTCCCCCCTCAGAAGCATCCCTGTTTAGAAGGCAAATTGTCACCCTAGATGAATAAATGTCCTGACGTCGGTGATGGGAAGCTTAGAGCAAAgcgagagggaggaagggaggatcCCAAACACGACCCCCAAGGAGGCCCCGGGACCGACCGACGGTGCGGGACTGGGGTGGTGCCCCTGACCCCCAGGTtgggcagggaggtctggagAAAGAGGAAGCTCGCGGCCACCTAGGCGAGGTCCCAGTTCCAGAAGCCGGAGCCAAGCGGGGAGCTGGCCAGGGGCAGGAGCAAGCGGCCCGAAGCCATCACCGAGGGCCGGCTTGGGCAGGGGCTCGGGCCCTGGGACAGGGGCTACACCGCGAGCAGGGGCCCCGCACGGGAGCGCTCTGCAGGAGCTCGGCGGCCGCGAGGGCAGAGCGCCTCCTGCCAGGCGGGAGCCACGGGTGTCAGCGGGCTGCAGCCGCCGCCGATGGCGTGCTCAGGGCGGGGGCAGAGGCCGGTGGCCCGGAGAGGGGAGGGCGCGCCGAAGGGGTGACTTCAGTAGGCCCAGGTCGCCTCTCCTCGCACGTGGAAAAGCGCTAAAGGCCTTGGCTTGAGGCCTCTGGCTCTCCTTTGATTAACAACCACCTTCTGGCGTGCAGACTGCCTGCCCTTTGCTGCAAACTTCTGCGGAACGTGGcttcccctcttcccctcccgcCTGCCTCTTTGGAGCGGTTCTCTCAGGGTTCCTTGAGACGCTGCCTCCccggcttgaagtcctaaaaattcctatCAAATAGAACATAACTCTCAGCTTTC
This genomic interval carries:
- the MS4A3 gene encoding membrane-spanning 4-domains subfamily A member 3, with the translated sequence MASQEVDRTEPGAACAGDAPGSQWGAAGEDSSAYRPLGSSQNHPEVLQVLGAVQILNAAVILALGAFIHSLTNFSQPTGYFFFSIVYTGYSTWGAIFFLVSGILAFSAGKKPTKTLLESSFGMHIASATNAVVGTVFLSMNLFANKPLLKGCQSSQPPDLCIYMEASSSGLVSLMLVLTLLELCIACSVAVLWLKANCCHLRKGESRQGPLFSLPSAAAGPRKAFLNEKQSS